One window of the Brevibacterium limosum genome contains the following:
- a CDS encoding ATP-binding cassette domain-containing protein encodes MTSETPEPGPATSRPPGHGSEPVLEMRGINKRFGAVQALTDIHLTIGRGEVVGLVGDNGAGKSTLIKVIAGVHTADEGELIMNGTAQKFSSPKDAQKAGVATVFQDLALCENLDVVANLFLGHEKTRSGVLDEVAMEAKSWELLRSLSAKIPSVRVPIAALSGGQRQTVAIARSLLGEPSLVMLDEPTAALGVAQTAEVLNLIERLKERDLGVLLVSHNMADVQAVADRVHVLRLGKDVGDFAGDERTDVLVAAITGASDNVVTQRATRRGERR; translated from the coding sequence ATGACATCTGAGACACCCGAACCGGGCCCCGCAACATCGCGACCACCGGGACACGGCAGCGAACCCGTGCTCGAGATGCGCGGAATCAACAAGCGATTCGGAGCCGTTCAGGCTCTGACCGACATCCATCTCACAATTGGTCGCGGCGAAGTCGTCGGCCTCGTCGGTGACAACGGCGCCGGCAAGTCGACGCTCATCAAGGTCATCGCCGGAGTTCATACAGCGGATGAGGGCGAACTCATCATGAACGGCACAGCACAGAAGTTCTCCTCCCCGAAGGATGCGCAGAAAGCCGGAGTCGCCACCGTCTTCCAGGATCTGGCACTGTGCGAGAACCTCGACGTCGTGGCCAACCTGTTCCTCGGGCATGAGAAGACCCGCAGCGGCGTGCTCGACGAGGTGGCCATGGAAGCGAAATCCTGGGAGCTGCTGCGGAGCCTGTCGGCGAAGATCCCGAGCGTCCGCGTACCGATTGCGGCCCTGTCCGGCGGCCAACGCCAGACGGTCGCGATAGCTCGATCCCTCCTCGGTGAACCGTCTCTGGTCATGCTCGATGAGCCGACGGCCGCCCTCGGCGTGGCTCAGACGGCCGAGGTGCTCAACCTCATCGAGAGGCTGAAAGAACGTGATCTGGGAGTGCTGCTCGTCAGCCACAACATGGCCGATGTGCAGGCTGTCGCCGATCGTGTCCACGTGTTGCGGCTGGGCAAGGACGTCGGCGACTTCGCCGGTGATGAGCGCACCGATGTGCTCGTGGCCGCGATCACCGGAGCCAGTGACAATGTCGTGACCCAAAGGGCGACACGAAGGGGAGAGCGCCGATGA
- a CDS encoding LacI family DNA-binding transcriptional regulator, giving the protein MAKQNDRPTLATVAARAGVSIKTASRVLNGEKHVAASTAEKVETAADELGFRLNPTARRLRAGGRSPYIGVVLSDAGDAFQARAFAAVEAELAALDLRPVVTVVGDDPDREEAFLDECLANDLTGIIVIRTHPEAAETYARAASAPGTRVVSLDPAVAGPGTSTVAGDDREAGRLAAEQLLAHGHVALGVIGDRSPSLITTRRLQGVQDAVASRRGVGWRAYMREDAHDEASAKNVVAAWLGSRSAPGALITLSSTVTQGAIDACRRLGEWPALVGIDDFPTAELLDVTVVDRNVESLAADAVRRLQAGAESGGPEVGGDRLGERDGPTREETTGTGRGGESEPDFDNALCVIARGSGEEPPDAR; this is encoded by the coding sequence ATGGCGAAGCAGAACGATCGGCCGACCCTGGCCACGGTCGCTGCACGCGCCGGAGTGAGCATCAAGACCGCCTCCCGCGTCCTCAACGGCGAAAAGCACGTCGCCGCCTCGACCGCCGAGAAGGTCGAAACCGCTGCCGACGAACTCGGATTCCGCCTCAATCCCACCGCCAGACGATTGCGGGCCGGCGGCCGCTCACCCTATATCGGAGTGGTCCTCTCCGACGCCGGGGATGCCTTCCAAGCCCGCGCCTTCGCCGCCGTGGAAGCCGAACTCGCAGCCCTCGACCTGCGCCCGGTAGTGACCGTGGTCGGTGACGACCCGGACCGTGAGGAAGCCTTCCTCGACGAATGCCTCGCCAATGATCTCACCGGGATCATCGTCATCCGGACCCATCCCGAGGCGGCCGAGACCTACGCGCGAGCCGCCTCGGCGCCGGGCACCCGAGTCGTCTCCCTCGACCCCGCGGTCGCGGGCCCAGGAACCAGCACCGTCGCAGGTGATGACCGTGAAGCGGGACGCCTCGCCGCCGAACAGCTGCTCGCCCACGGACATGTGGCACTCGGCGTCATCGGCGACCGTTCGCCCAGCCTCATCACCACCCGCCGACTGCAGGGGGTCCAGGACGCCGTCGCCAGCCGTCGCGGCGTCGGCTGGCGCGCCTATATGCGCGAAGACGCCCACGACGAAGCCAGCGCGAAGAACGTCGTCGCCGCCTGGCTCGGATCCCGCAGCGCCCCCGGCGCCCTCATCACCCTCTCGTCCACCGTGACCCAGGGCGCCATCGATGCCTGCCGCCGCCTCGGCGAATGGCCGGCATTGGTGGGCATCGATGACTTCCCCACCGCCGAACTCCTCGACGTCACCGTCGTCGATCGCAACGTCGAATCCCTCGCCGCCGACGCGGTCCGACGACTGCAGGCCGGCGCGGAATCCGGCGGTCCCGAGGTCGGTGGGGACCGCCTCGGCGAGCGGGATGGTCCGACCCGTGAGGAGACGACGGGGACTGGCCGTGGCGGTGAAAGCGAACCGGATTTCGACAATGCGCTGTGCGTCATCGCTCGTGGCAGCGGTGAGGAGCCTCCGGACGCCCGCTGA
- a CDS encoding sugar ABC transporter substrate-binding protein has protein sequence MRHNLKSHKKLALLGASVAIGALALSGCGNQKGQGNDQADSGSGGDGDVTIALLLPESKTTRYESLDKPNFEKYLKEANPDAKVEYRNANQDATQQQQQVEAAVTEGVDAIVLDPVDASAVSSALSKAKAKKIPVISYDRFFEGADYYTSFDNKKIGNLQGQAVLDGLKAAGTDLKSGPVWMVNGDPKDPNAADFKAGAEETLKDAGVDIAGSHDTLDWNPDDARQWVEGQLQSADEKPIAIYAANDGTAGGVIAATKRAKVDPVVTGQDAEVDGLQNILKGDQYATIYKSIPPQAEFAAKAAVALAGGEKPEAGTTYKDTPTDFVEAKVVTKDNIKDIVGDQIKASDICTSKVEKLCEDAGVK, from the coding sequence ATGAGGCACAACCTTAAGTCCCACAAGAAGCTGGCGCTCCTCGGTGCCTCGGTCGCTATCGGAGCTCTCGCGCTCAGCGGCTGCGGCAACCAGAAAGGCCAAGGCAATGATCAAGCTGACAGCGGATCCGGGGGCGACGGCGACGTCACCATCGCGCTGCTTCTGCCCGAGTCGAAGACCACCCGCTACGAGTCGCTCGACAAGCCGAACTTCGAGAAGTACCTCAAAGAGGCCAACCCGGACGCGAAGGTCGAATACCGCAACGCCAACCAAGATGCGACTCAGCAGCAGCAACAGGTTGAGGCAGCCGTGACAGAGGGCGTCGACGCCATCGTCCTCGACCCCGTCGATGCCTCTGCTGTGTCCTCGGCGTTGTCGAAGGCGAAAGCGAAGAAGATCCCGGTCATTTCCTACGACCGCTTCTTCGAAGGCGCGGACTACTACACCTCTTTCGACAATAAGAAGATCGGCAACTTGCAGGGCCAGGCTGTCCTCGACGGGCTCAAGGCTGCCGGCACCGATCTGAAGTCGGGCCCTGTGTGGATGGTCAACGGCGACCCGAAGGACCCCAACGCCGCGGACTTCAAGGCCGGAGCCGAGGAGACGCTCAAGGACGCGGGCGTCGACATCGCCGGCAGCCACGACACCCTCGATTGGAACCCCGACGATGCCCGCCAGTGGGTCGAAGGTCAGCTGCAGAGCGCCGACGAGAAGCCCATCGCGATCTACGCGGCCAACGACGGAACCGCTGGTGGCGTCATCGCCGCGACGAAGAGAGCCAAGGTCGACCCCGTCGTGACGGGCCAGGACGCCGAGGTCGATGGTCTGCAGAACATCCTCAAGGGTGACCAGTACGCCACGATCTACAAGTCGATCCCGCCGCAGGCCGAATTCGCCGCCAAGGCCGCTGTCGCGCTGGCCGGAGGAGAGAAGCCGGAGGCAGGAACGACCTACAAGGACACTCCGACGGATTTCGTCGAGGCCAAGGTCGTCACGAAGGACAACATCAAGGACATCGTCGGCGACCAGATCAAGGCCTCCGACATCTGCACCAGCAAGGTGGAGAAGCTCTGTGAGGACGCCGGCGTCAAATGA
- a CDS encoding pyridoxal phosphate-dependent decarboxylase family protein: MHSVVDALGQRFRTAERASSAKDRSGLQAAVDAVDLDTAGVGNAEALREVDDLCADNAVWFHHPSYVAHLNCPVAVPAVAAEAMLAAINTSVDTYDQSEVATLMERRLVDWTCGHLGFAGGDGIFTSGGTQSNLQALFLARENVLAGLADHADESDRGESDDAEPRRGGPSAPSDRPTRRDQLSRLRILATDQAHFSVSRAAFLLGLDAEAVVTVPTDASGRMDAEALNASLLSIDAHDAIPMAVVATAGTTDLGVIDPLETIAGVCEAANVWLHVDAAYGGGLLWAPARAHLLDGIGRATSVTIDFHKTFFQPVSSSALLIRDANLFAPTIHHHDYLNPEAEALEADAEPNQVDKSLQTTRRFDALKLWTTLRARGAGEIGTMLDTVCDLATDVRALLEGQADFEVLGASDLSTVLFRFTPATADRATCDELVPLIRRVLFRSGRAAIARTVIDGRPWLKLTLLNPDTSVDDVTAVLDLVRATGHGILAGRDLEGAVTEGGAA; the protein is encoded by the coding sequence ATGCACAGCGTCGTCGACGCACTCGGCCAACGTTTCCGCACGGCTGAGCGGGCATCCTCGGCGAAGGATCGCTCCGGACTCCAGGCCGCCGTCGATGCCGTCGACCTCGACACCGCCGGAGTCGGCAACGCCGAAGCCCTGCGCGAAGTCGACGACCTCTGCGCCGACAACGCCGTGTGGTTCCACCACCCCAGCTACGTCGCCCACCTCAACTGCCCCGTCGCCGTGCCCGCCGTCGCCGCCGAAGCGATGCTCGCGGCCATCAACACCTCGGTCGACACCTACGACCAGTCCGAGGTCGCCACCCTCATGGAACGCCGCCTCGTCGACTGGACCTGCGGCCACCTCGGCTTCGCCGGCGGCGACGGAATCTTCACCTCCGGGGGCACCCAATCGAATCTCCAGGCGCTGTTCCTCGCCCGCGAAAACGTCCTCGCCGGGCTGGCCGATCATGCCGACGAGTCCGACCGCGGCGAGTCCGATGATGCCGAACCTCGCCGGGGCGGCCCCTCCGCCCCGTCCGACCGGCCCACCCGCCGTGACCAGCTGTCCCGGCTGCGGATCCTCGCCACCGACCAGGCCCATTTCTCCGTGTCCCGCGCGGCATTCCTCCTCGGTCTCGACGCCGAGGCGGTCGTCACCGTGCCGACCGACGCCTCCGGTCGCATGGACGCCGAAGCGCTCAACGCGAGCCTGCTGTCGATCGACGCTCACGACGCGATCCCCATGGCCGTCGTCGCGACCGCCGGAACCACCGACCTCGGCGTCATCGACCCGCTCGAGACCATCGCCGGGGTCTGCGAAGCCGCGAACGTGTGGCTGCACGTCGACGCCGCATACGGCGGTGGTCTGCTCTGGGCCCCGGCTCGTGCCCACCTGCTCGACGGGATCGGGAGGGCCACCTCGGTGACTATCGATTTCCATAAGACGTTCTTCCAGCCGGTGTCCTCGTCGGCCCTGCTGATCAGGGACGCGAACCTGTTCGCGCCGACGATCCACCACCATGACTACCTCAACCCCGAAGCCGAAGCGCTCGAAGCCGACGCCGAACCGAACCAGGTCGACAAATCGCTGCAGACCACCCGCCGCTTCGATGCGCTCAAGCTCTGGACGACTCTGCGTGCTCGTGGTGCGGGCGAGATCGGGACGATGCTCGACACCGTCTGCGACCTCGCGACCGACGTCCGGGCACTGCTCGAGGGGCAGGCGGATTTCGAGGTGCTCGGAGCCTCGGATCTGTCCACGGTGCTCTTCCGATTCACTCCGGCGACCGCGGACCGGGCCACCTGCGACGAGCTCGTCCCGCTCATCCGCCGCGTCCTGTTCCGCTCCGGCCGCGCCGCCATCGCCCGCACCGTCATCGACGGCAGACCGTGGCTCAAACTCACCCTGCTCAACCCCGATACCAGCGTCGACGACGTCACCGCCGTCCTCGACCTCGTCCGCGCCACCGGACACGGCATCCTCGCCGGTCGGGATCTCGAGGGCGCCGTGACAGAAGGAGGCGCAGCATGA
- a CDS encoding GNAT family N-acetyltransferase gives MTTELITDPNATTEADGTAPTAGADDTNTTEANTGLSSDVKLTAASARVSIRPLDVDRDAVRIHEWLTHPRAHYWMMTDLNEDEVRTYLEGIRDSADDSGWLGSVDGDACFYVETYTPDSLIPQNVLTTGPDDIGMHLLVAPPAGPSVHGLTDRIMAAVIDFCLKPADQVGRGAKRVVVEPDARNDAIIEKNRAAGFTPITEATIMMGEVEKRALVSVCTRADFEASALAPFVAAGRRASLVGEAEESHDDQRFTESRRGRDAAVPPAPYSHLNADAFAVVQRHLVAKALSEFAHERLITPVPVEADQWELSIDGASRYTFTASVLPLEHWVINEASITRWNGEAELALDAQELVVELQDEISIPEDLISTYLEELASTLAGAAYKLEDARAGRRPDSRALVQADFQTIEAAMTEGHPGFLANNGRIGFGLDDFRKWAPENGERRRIEWVAVRRELSHLSLGAGLDEESHLGEALSEAERGLFGSRIRAAGQDPADFHLMPIHPWQADHRLAITFAADIARGDLLPLGEGLDKHQAQQSLRTFFNHARTGPYVKVALAVQNMGFLRGLSPKYMRDTPAINDWVANLIASDDTFANAGFRVLRERAALGYTGDVYHRTKDTNPHRKMLAALWRENPVEQIASGQRLITMAALLHRDHQGVSLAGELISASGLSAAAWLRSYLRAYLKPLVHALLAHDLVFMPHGENLILVLDEHVVTGAFMKDIGEEVAVLGHRELPTDVERIRALVPGDEKALSVFTDMFDGVLRHLSGILDADGLLPADRFWAIVAETLDDYETEHPDTAHGVSGDVDLRAEHFAHSCLNRLQLKNTKQMVDIGNQAESLLYAGTLPNPVAR, from the coding sequence ATGACTACTGAACTGATCACCGACCCGAACGCAACCACCGAGGCGGACGGAACCGCCCCGACAGCCGGCGCGGATGATACGAACACAACCGAGGCGAACACGGGTCTCAGCTCGGACGTGAAGCTCACGGCCGCTTCGGCGAGGGTGAGCATCCGCCCTCTCGATGTCGACCGTGATGCCGTCCGGATCCACGAATGGCTCACGCACCCTCGCGCGCACTATTGGATGATGACCGACCTCAACGAGGATGAAGTCCGGACCTATCTTGAGGGAATCCGGGACTCCGCGGACGATTCCGGTTGGCTCGGCTCGGTCGACGGAGATGCGTGCTTCTACGTCGAGACCTACACTCCGGACAGCCTCATCCCGCAGAACGTCCTAACCACCGGACCCGATGATATCGGGATGCACCTGCTCGTGGCACCGCCGGCCGGGCCGTCCGTGCACGGCCTCACCGACCGCATCATGGCCGCCGTCATCGACTTCTGCCTCAAGCCTGCTGACCAGGTCGGACGTGGAGCCAAGCGCGTCGTCGTCGAACCCGATGCCCGAAACGATGCGATCATCGAGAAGAACCGGGCCGCCGGTTTCACCCCCATCACCGAGGCGACCATCATGATGGGCGAGGTCGAGAAGCGGGCGCTCGTGAGCGTGTGCACCCGCGCCGATTTCGAGGCCAGCGCGCTGGCTCCGTTTGTGGCCGCGGGCCGACGGGCGTCGCTCGTGGGCGAGGCCGAGGAATCGCATGATGATCAGAGGTTCACAGAATCACGTCGAGGCCGGGACGCCGCAGTGCCACCAGCACCGTATTCCCATCTCAACGCCGATGCGTTCGCCGTCGTGCAGCGCCACCTCGTCGCCAAGGCTCTGTCCGAATTCGCCCACGAACGGCTCATCACCCCGGTGCCGGTCGAGGCCGACCAATGGGAACTGAGCATCGACGGTGCCAGCCGGTACACCTTCACCGCTAGTGTGCTGCCGCTCGAGCACTGGGTCATCAACGAAGCCAGCATCACCCGGTGGAACGGCGAAGCCGAACTCGCCCTCGACGCGCAGGAACTCGTCGTCGAACTCCAGGACGAAATCTCCATCCCGGAGGATCTCATCTCGACCTACCTCGAGGAGCTTGCCTCGACTCTGGCCGGGGCCGCGTACAAACTCGAGGACGCTCGGGCAGGGCGCCGGCCCGACTCGCGGGCTCTCGTCCAGGCGGATTTCCAGACCATTGAGGCGGCCATGACAGAGGGCCACCCCGGGTTCCTCGCGAACAACGGACGCATCGGGTTCGGACTCGACGACTTCCGTAAGTGGGCGCCGGAGAACGGTGAGCGGCGTCGCATCGAATGGGTGGCGGTGAGGCGTGAACTCAGTCATCTGTCCTTGGGCGCCGGACTCGACGAGGAGAGCCACCTCGGTGAGGCGCTCAGCGAAGCCGAACGGGGCCTCTTCGGCTCCCGGATCCGGGCGGCAGGCCAGGACCCGGCGGACTTCCACCTCATGCCGATCCACCCCTGGCAGGCCGACCATCGACTGGCGATCACCTTCGCCGCCGACATCGCCCGCGGTGATCTGCTGCCGCTCGGGGAGGGGCTCGATAAGCACCAGGCACAGCAGTCCCTGCGCACGTTCTTCAACCATGCGCGGACCGGACCGTACGTCAAGGTCGCTCTCGCCGTGCAGAACATGGGCTTCCTGCGCGGGCTGTCGCCGAAGTACATGCGCGACACCCCTGCCATCAACGACTGGGTCGCGAACCTCATCGCCTCCGATGACACCTTTGCGAACGCCGGATTCCGGGTCCTGAGGGAGCGCGCCGCTCTCGGCTACACCGGCGACGTCTACCACCGGACGAAGGACACGAACCCGCACCGGAAGATGCTCGCCGCCCTCTGGCGGGAGAACCCCGTCGAGCAGATCGCCTCAGGTCAGAGACTCATCACGATGGCGGCCCTGCTGCACCGGGATCATCAGGGTGTGTCGTTGGCCGGTGAGCTCATCAGCGCATCGGGGCTGAGTGCGGCGGCGTGGCTGCGCAGCTATCTGCGGGCCTACCTGAAACCGCTCGTCCATGCGCTGCTCGCCCACGATCTCGTGTTCATGCCGCACGGGGAGAATCTCATCCTCGTCCTCGACGAGCATGTCGTGACCGGTGCTTTCATGAAGGACATCGGTGAGGAAGTCGCCGTGCTCGGCCACCGTGAACTGCCCACCGACGTCGAACGCATCCGCGCACTCGTGCCTGGTGATGAGAAGGCGCTGTCGGTCTTCACCGACATGTTCGACGGGGTCCTGCGCCACCTGTCGGGCATCCTCGATGCTGACGGACTGCTGCCGGCCGACCGGTTCTGGGCGATCGTCGCCGAGACCCTCGACGACTACGAGACAGAGCACCCGGACACTGCTCATGGAGTCAGCGGTGACGTCGACCTGCGTGCCGAACACTTCGCCCATTCGTGCCTCAATCGACTGCAGCTGAAGAACACGAAGCAGATGGTCGACATCGGCAACCAAGCCGAATCACTGCTCTACGCGGGCACCCTGCCCAACCCCGTGGCCCGCTGA
- a CDS encoding lysine N(6)-hydroxylase/L-ornithine N(5)-oxygenase family protein, giving the protein MSAEPTHIHDILGVGIGPFGLGLAALSGPLDDVDAVFLDQRPEFRWHPGMMLEGSTIQVPFLADLVTMADPTSPYSFLNFLKERRRLYPFYIRESFYPLRAEFDEYCRWVAAQLDSLRWNRRVVSVTREDGVYTALAEVADDSGSVVATETYRARHLVLGVGTQPVLPPALQGLGRGAGPLIHTADYLENREALLDSGAITIVGSGQSAAEIYRDLIDDAEDRGVRLDWVTRSPRFFPMEYTKLTLEMTSPEYTDHFRALPDELRERVGREQRTLYKGISADLVDDIHDTLYRLSRGGRQLLTNLISEVELETAQIDPISGEYLLGFRHTALDKTFTRRSGSVVAATGYKSQVPDFLEPLGGEVHLDSRGRLDVSRHYTINDEGTIHVLNGEEHTHGVTAPDLGFGPWRASVVLAAVTGREPYPIERTIAFQTFGVPADESDAVPDAAFAFDDSKEMSHA; this is encoded by the coding sequence ATGAGCGCAGAGCCCACGCACATCCACGACATCCTCGGCGTCGGAATCGGTCCCTTCGGACTCGGCCTGGCCGCACTGTCGGGCCCGCTCGACGACGTCGACGCGGTGTTCCTCGACCAGCGGCCCGAATTCCGCTGGCATCCGGGGATGATGCTCGAGGGCTCGACCATCCAGGTGCCGTTCCTCGCCGATCTCGTCACCATGGCCGACCCGACCTCGCCGTATTCGTTCCTCAACTTCCTCAAGGAACGCCGACGTCTCTACCCCTTCTACATCCGCGAATCCTTCTACCCGCTGCGCGCCGAATTCGACGAATACTGCCGGTGGGTCGCCGCCCAGCTGGATTCGCTGCGCTGGAACCGCCGCGTCGTGTCCGTGACCAGGGAGGACGGTGTGTACACCGCCCTCGCCGAGGTGGCCGACGACTCTGGTTCGGTCGTGGCGACCGAAACCTACCGTGCCAGGCATCTCGTCCTCGGCGTGGGCACTCAGCCGGTGCTGCCACCTGCTCTGCAGGGACTCGGGCGAGGGGCCGGGCCTCTCATCCACACCGCCGACTACCTCGAGAATCGGGAAGCGCTGCTCGATTCCGGGGCGATCACGATCGTCGGCAGCGGCCAGTCCGCCGCTGAGATCTACCGCGACCTCATCGACGACGCCGAAGACCGCGGCGTGCGCCTGGACTGGGTGACCCGGTCGCCACGGTTCTTCCCGATGGAATACACGAAGCTCACCCTCGAGATGACGTCACCGGAGTACACCGACCACTTCCGTGCCCTGCCCGATGAGCTGCGCGAACGTGTCGGTCGTGAGCAGCGCACTCTGTACAAGGGCATCTCGGCCGACCTCGTCGACGACATCCACGACACTCTCTACCGGCTGAGCCGGGGCGGGCGGCAGCTGTTGACGAACCTCATCTCCGAGGTCGAACTCGAGACCGCCCAGATCGACCCGATCAGTGGCGAATACCTGCTCGGCTTCCGCCATACGGCCCTGGACAAGACCTTCACCAGGCGGTCCGGTTCCGTGGTCGCGGCCACCGGATACAAGTCGCAGGTGCCGGACTTCCTGGAGCCGCTCGGGGGAGAGGTACACCTGGATTCTCGCGGCCGCCTCGACGTCAGCCGTCACTACACGATCAACGACGAGGGCACCATCCACGTCCTCAATGGCGAAGAGCATACGCACGGCGTCACCGCTCCTGACCTGGGCTTCGGCCCGTGGCGAGCCTCGGTGGTGCTGGCGGCGGTGACCGGTCGGGAACCCTATCCGATCGAACGGACCATCGCCTTTCAGACCTTCGGGGTGCCGGCCGACGAATCCGATGCCGTGCCCGATGCCGCCTTTGCCTTCGACGACTCCAAGGAGATGTCACACGCATGA
- the guaB gene encoding IMP dehydrogenase — MGNPEQESQAANDPFSLTGLTYDDVLLLPGDTDVIPSEASTASRLTKEIELNIPLVSAAMDTVTESRMAIAMARIGGLGIIHRNLSAEDQAKQVDYVKRSESGMINDPLTITADKTLEELDEICGKYRISGLPVVDENNMLVGIVTNRDLRFVTRSEFPTRTVAETMTKMPLVTAPVGVAAEKAFELLAEHKVEKLPLVDDNNVIQGLITVKDFVKTEEYPLATKDDEGRLRVGAAVGFYGDAYERAGMLAEAGADVLVVDTANGHARGVTDMIRKIKSDPAFSAVQIIGGNVATKEGAQALVDAGVDAVKVGVGPGSICTTRVVAGVGVPQVTAVHLAAQAARAAGVPVIADGGLQYSGDIGKALVAGADTVMLGSLLAGCNESPGELIFVNGKQYKAYRGMGSLGAMAPRKGKSYSKDRYFQADIATDTDLIPEGIEGRVAYRGHLKQVAHQLTGGLRQTMFYVGARTIDDLKAKGKFVRLTTAGLKESHPHDIQMTVEAPNYVVK; from the coding sequence ATGGGAAACCCTGAGCAGGAATCACAGGCCGCAAACGATCCGTTCTCGCTGACGGGTCTCACGTATGACGATGTCCTCCTCCTGCCAGGCGACACCGATGTCATCCCTTCCGAAGCCTCCACGGCCTCCCGGCTGACCAAGGAGATCGAGCTCAACATCCCGCTCGTCTCCGCGGCTATGGACACCGTGACCGAGTCCCGGATGGCGATCGCCATGGCCCGCATCGGCGGCCTCGGCATCATCCACCGCAACCTCTCCGCCGAGGATCAGGCGAAACAGGTCGACTACGTCAAGCGCTCCGAATCGGGCATGATCAACGACCCGCTGACGATCACCGCGGACAAGACGCTGGAAGAGCTCGACGAGATCTGCGGCAAGTACCGCATCTCCGGACTGCCCGTCGTCGACGAGAACAATATGCTCGTCGGCATCGTGACCAACCGTGACCTGCGCTTCGTCACCCGCAGCGAATTCCCCACTCGCACCGTCGCTGAGACCATGACGAAGATGCCGCTGGTCACCGCCCCCGTCGGCGTGGCCGCCGAAAAGGCCTTCGAACTGCTGGCCGAGCACAAGGTCGAGAAGCTGCCCTTGGTCGACGACAACAATGTCATCCAGGGCCTCATCACCGTCAAGGACTTCGTCAAGACCGAGGAGTATCCTCTGGCCACCAAGGACGACGAAGGTCGTCTGCGCGTCGGTGCCGCCGTCGGATTCTACGGTGACGCCTACGAGCGTGCCGGAATGCTCGCCGAGGCGGGCGCCGACGTCCTCGTCGTCGACACCGCGAACGGCCACGCCCGCGGAGTCACCGACATGATCAGGAAGATCAAGTCCGACCCGGCGTTCTCCGCCGTGCAGATCATCGGCGGAAACGTCGCCACGAAGGAAGGCGCGCAGGCGCTCGTCGATGCCGGGGTCGATGCCGTCAAGGTCGGCGTGGGACCCGGATCGATCTGCACCACCCGTGTCGTCGCCGGCGTCGGCGTCCCGCAGGTCACAGCCGTCCACCTCGCCGCTCAGGCCGCTCGCGCCGCCGGAGTCCCGGTCATCGCCGATGGCGGACTCCAGTACTCCGGTGACATCGGCAAGGCCCTGGTCGCCGGTGCGGACACCGTCATGCTCGGTTCCCTGCTGGCCGGCTGCAACGAGTCGCCAGGCGAACTCATCTTCGTCAACGGCAAGCAGTACAAGGCCTACCGCGGCATGGGCTCGCTGGGCGCGATGGCCCCACGAAAGGGCAAGTCGTATTCGAAGGACCGCTACTTCCAGGCCGATATCGCCACCGACACCGACCTCATCCCCGAGGGCATCGAAGGCCGAGTCGCCTACCGCGGGCACCTCAAACAGGTCGCCCACCAGCTCACCGGCGGTCTGCGCCAGACGATGTTCTACGTCGGCGCGCGCACCATCGACGACCTCAAGGCCAAGGGCAAGTTCGTCCGCCTGACCACTGCGGGCCTGAAGGAAAGCCACCCGCACGATATCCAGATGACCGTCGAGGCCCCGAACTACGTCGTGAAGTGA